In a single window of the Pseudogemmatithrix spongiicola genome:
- a CDS encoding phosphoglycerate kinase, whose protein sequence is MHTKTIKDLGAAELAGRRALVRVDFNVPLSDDGKVADDTRIRAAVPTIQTLLKAGARVVLCSHLGRPKGKPEAKYSLAPVAPRLAELLGKPVTFVPHVVGAEAEAATKALMDGEVCLLENTRFEAGEEKNDAALSAAFAKLGDLYVNDAFGAAHRAHASTEGVAKLLKPAVAGLLMQKELDYLGGALEKPKRPFIAILGGSKISGKIDVIEALLPKVDGILIGGAMACTFYKAMGFETGKSLVEPDRVDMAKDLMERAAFRLTIPHDATVAPAIAEGAKAHAVKRDEIPTDEAMLDIGPDSAASYARAIASAKTIIWNGPMGVFETAPFDKGTNAIAQAMVEATKKGATTIVGGGDSAAAVEAAGLATAMSHVSTGGGASLEFLEGKVLPGVAALDAK, encoded by the coding sequence ATGCACACCAAGACGATCAAGGACCTTGGGGCCGCGGAGCTCGCCGGCCGCAGGGCCCTCGTGCGCGTGGACTTCAACGTCCCGCTCAGCGACGACGGCAAGGTCGCGGACGACACGCGCATCCGTGCGGCCGTGCCGACCATCCAAACGCTGCTCAAGGCCGGCGCCCGCGTGGTGCTGTGCTCGCATCTGGGCCGCCCCAAGGGCAAGCCGGAGGCGAAGTACTCGCTCGCGCCGGTCGCGCCGCGGCTCGCGGAGTTGCTGGGCAAGCCGGTGACCTTCGTGCCGCACGTGGTGGGCGCCGAGGCCGAGGCGGCGACGAAGGCGCTCATGGATGGCGAGGTCTGCCTGCTGGAGAACACGCGCTTCGAGGCCGGCGAGGAGAAGAACGACGCGGCGCTGAGCGCCGCGTTCGCCAAGCTGGGTGACCTCTACGTGAACGACGCCTTCGGCGCGGCACATCGCGCGCACGCGAGCACTGAGGGCGTGGCGAAGTTGCTCAAGCCAGCCGTCGCGGGCCTGCTCATGCAGAAGGAGCTCGACTACCTCGGCGGGGCGCTCGAGAAGCCGAAGCGTCCGTTCATCGCGATCCTCGGCGGCAGCAAGATCTCGGGCAAGATCGACGTCATCGAGGCGTTGCTGCCCAAGGTGGACGGCATCCTCATCGGCGGCGCCATGGCCTGCACGTTCTACAAGGCCATGGGCTTCGAGACGGGCAAGTCGTTGGTCGAGCCGGACCGCGTGGACATGGCGAAGGACCTCATGGAGCGCGCGGCGTTTCGCCTGACGATTCCGCACGACGCGACGGTGGCGCCGGCGATCGCCGAGGGCGCGAAGGCGCATGCCGTGAAGCGCGACGAGATCCCGACCGACGAGGCGATGCTCGATATCGGCCCCGACTCGGCGGCCAGCTATGCCCGCGCCATTGCATCGGCGAAGACCATCATCTGGAACGGGCCCATGGGCGTGTTCGAGACGGCGCCGTTCGACAAGGGCACGAATGCGATCGCGCAGGCGATGGTCGAGGCTACGAAGAAGGGCGCGACGACAATCGTCGGCGGTGGCGACTCTGCCGCGGCCGTCGAAGCGGCCGGGCTCGCGACGGCGATGTCGCACGTCTCGACCGGCGGTGGGGCCTCGCTCGAGTTCCTCGAAGGCAAGGTGCTGCCGGGCGTTGCGGCGTTGGACGCAAAGTAG
- the gap gene encoding type I glyceraldehyde-3-phosphate dehydrogenase: MSAKLRVGINGFGRIGRQVVRAAKERGANLDIVAINDLTDTKTLAHLFTYDSVHGRFEGTVSHDDESITINGDKIKVLKEKDPALLPWKDLKVDVVLESTGRFTKADDAKKHIAGGAKKVIISAPATGEDITLVLGVNGDKYDAAKHTIISNASCTTNCVAPMVKVVRDTFGMKHASMVTIHSYTNDQNILDLPHKDLRRARAAALSMIPTSTGAAKATSLVIPEVKGKIDGTSIRVPTPDVSITELTVEVEKGTTIAEVNAAFKAAAEGALKGIVGYSEEELVSVDYIGNPHSVVLDAKCTNVIDGTLVKVSGWYDNEWGYSSRCVDLLEMVGKSL, translated from the coding sequence ATGTCTGCAAAGCTTCGCGTTGGCATCAACGGATTCGGCCGCATCGGCCGCCAGGTCGTCCGCGCCGCCAAGGAGCGCGGTGCCAACCTCGATATCGTCGCCATCAACGACCTCACGGACACGAAGACGCTGGCGCACCTCTTCACGTACGACTCGGTGCACGGCCGCTTCGAGGGCACCGTGTCGCACGACGACGAGTCCATCACGATCAACGGCGACAAGATCAAGGTCCTGAAGGAGAAGGATCCGGCGCTGCTGCCGTGGAAGGACCTCAAGGTCGACGTGGTGCTCGAGAGCACGGGGCGCTTCACGAAGGCCGACGACGCCAAGAAGCACATCGCCGGCGGCGCGAAGAAAGTGATCATCTCCGCGCCCGCCACCGGCGAGGACATCACGCTCGTGCTCGGCGTGAACGGCGACAAGTACGATGCCGCCAAGCACACGATCATCTCGAACGCCAGCTGCACCACGAACTGCGTCGCGCCGATGGTGAAGGTGGTGCGCGATACCTTCGGCATGAAGCACGCGTCGATGGTGACGATCCACAGCTACACCAACGACCAGAACATCCTCGACCTGCCGCACAAGGACCTGCGCCGTGCGCGTGCCGCGGCGCTCTCGATGATCCCGACCTCGACGGGCGCCGCGAAGGCGACCTCGCTGGTGATCCCGGAAGTGAAGGGCAAGATCGACGGCACGTCGATCCGCGTCCCGACGCCGGACGTGTCCATCACGGAGCTCACGGTGGAGGTCGAGAAGGGCACGACGATCGCCGAGGTGAACGCGGCGTTCAAGGCGGCCGCCGAGGGCGCGCTCAAGGGGATTGTCGGCTACTCCGAGGAAGAGCTCGTCAGCGTGGACTACATCGGCAACCCGCACTCCGTGGTGCTCGATGCCAAGTGCACGAACGTCATCGACGGGACGCTGGTGAAGGTCTCCGGCTGGTACGACAACGAGTGGGGCTATTCGTCGCGCTGCGTCGATCTGCTCGAGATGGTCGGCAAGTCGCTCTAA
- a CDS encoding ComF family protein, whose amino-acid sequence MRCARSLCWVPHPVSSGLLAALKYDGWPTVAEEMGARIARLPWPPDVLRERAALLPVPLAAAKQRARGYNQAQRLAEAVGRRWGLPVWTDVLQRRRATPSQTSLTRGERLANVHGAFSCADFAAAQVTGRHLILVDDVLTTGATLNACAEALFEAGARTLSYLTFGRARTAADRP is encoded by the coding sequence GTGCGCTGCGCCCGGTCGCTCTGCTGGGTTCCGCATCCCGTCAGCTCCGGCCTGCTGGCCGCGCTCAAGTATGACGGCTGGCCCACCGTCGCCGAGGAGATGGGCGCGCGGATTGCACGCCTGCCGTGGCCGCCTGACGTGTTGCGGGAGCGCGCGGCGCTGCTTCCAGTGCCGCTGGCGGCGGCCAAGCAGCGCGCGCGAGGCTACAACCAGGCGCAGCGGCTCGCCGAGGCCGTGGGACGCCGCTGGGGGCTGCCCGTCTGGACCGACGTGCTGCAGCGCCGGCGAGCGACGCCGTCGCAAACCTCGTTGACTCGCGGGGAGCGCTTGGCGAACGTTCACGGCGCGTTCTCGTGCGCGGATTTCGCGGCGGCCCAGGTCACTGGCCGGCACCTGATCCTCGTCGATGACGTGTTGACCACCGGGGCGACGCTCAATGCCTGCGCCGAGGCGCTGTTCGAGGCGGGGGCCCGCACCCTGAGTTACCTGACGTTTGGCCGGGCCCGCACCGCTGCGGACCGCCCTTGA